In a single window of the uncultured Dysgonomonas sp. genome:
- a CDS encoding aminoacyl-histidine dipeptidase: protein MSKEILKLKPQQLWKHFYDLTQIPRPTGQMKEVTKFVIDFGKSLGLDVKQDKTGNILITKPATKGMEKAPVVILQSHLDMVPQKNSDVKHDFTKDPIETVIDGNKVKAKSTTLGSDNGIGAAAMMAVLEDKKLKHGKIEALFTVDEEVGMVGAMGLKKGFLSGSILLNLDTEEIGELCVGCAGGADVNADWEFKDAKVPKGDIAYKITLKGLRGGHSGTEIHLGRANANKLMFYFLKEAVSSYEVRLSAIDGGSLRNAIPREAVAIVTLPEEDEKDFLKLVKSYEKIFKEEYKAVEQNLSFKAAKADLPKTLIPEEIQDSLINAVVGCQNGVISMLTDFEGIVETSTNLASIKSESGHIAAKILARSSSESRKDEICSSLESVFALAGAKVSIENGYPGWQPNAQSDTLNMMAKLYETMYKEKAHVVVVHAGLECGIILGSTPGLDIVSFGPTILNAHSPDEFVEIDTVTKFYDYLVKTLENIK, encoded by the coding sequence ATGTCGAAAGAAATACTTAAACTAAAACCGCAACAATTGTGGAAGCACTTCTACGATTTAACTCAAATCCCACGCCCTACGGGCCAGATGAAAGAGGTTACTAAATTTGTCATCGACTTTGGTAAATCGCTCGGGCTGGACGTAAAGCAAGACAAGACGGGTAATATACTGATTACCAAACCTGCAACAAAAGGTATGGAGAAGGCTCCTGTTGTAATCCTGCAATCCCATCTGGATATGGTTCCTCAGAAAAATTCTGACGTAAAGCATGATTTCACTAAAGACCCTATAGAAACTGTTATAGACGGAAACAAAGTAAAAGCCAAATCAACCACTTTAGGTTCTGACAACGGTATCGGTGCAGCAGCTATGATGGCCGTTCTGGAAGACAAAAAACTAAAGCACGGAAAAATCGAGGCTTTATTTACCGTCGACGAAGAAGTAGGCATGGTAGGCGCTATGGGATTGAAGAAAGGATTTCTTTCGGGTAGCATCTTACTAAACCTCGACACTGAAGAAATCGGTGAACTTTGTGTTGGTTGTGCCGGAGGTGCAGATGTAAATGCAGACTGGGAATTCAAAGATGCAAAAGTGCCAAAAGGTGATATAGCTTATAAAATCACGCTGAAAGGCCTGAGAGGAGGTCACTCAGGAACAGAAATACATCTGGGCAGAGCCAATGCCAACAAACTTATGTTCTACTTCCTCAAAGAAGCTGTAAGCAGTTATGAAGTACGTCTTTCGGCAATCGACGGAGGTTCGCTGCGCAATGCGATCCCTCGCGAAGCCGTTGCCATCGTGACACTTCCCGAAGAGGATGAAAAAGACTTCCTGAAACTAGTGAAATCGTACGAAAAGATTTTCAAAGAAGAATACAAAGCCGTAGAGCAAAACTTATCCTTCAAAGCTGCAAAAGCAGACTTACCGAAGACGCTCATACCTGAAGAAATACAGGATAGCCTGATTAATGCTGTAGTTGGTTGCCAAAATGGTGTAATCAGCATGCTTACCGATTTTGAAGGCATCGTGGAAACTTCCACCAACCTTGCATCCATCAAATCAGAATCAGGGCATATTGCAGCTAAGATCCTTGCCCGCAGTTCTTCGGAATCCCGTAAAGACGAAATTTGCTCAAGTCTGGAAAGCGTATTTGCACTTGCCGGTGCGAAAGTTTCCATCGAAAACGGTTATCCGGGATGGCAGCCTAATGCCCAATCGGACACACTGAATATGATGGCTAAACTATACGAAACCATGTATAAGGAGAAAGCGCACGTAGTGGTTGTACACGCCGGACTGGAATGTGGTATCATCCTGGGCAGTACACCGGGACTGGATATTGTTTCCTTTGGCCCTACAATTCTCAACGCCCACTCTCCTGACGAGTTTGTAGAAATAGATACAGTAACCAAGTTCTATGATTATCTGGTAAAGACTCTCGAAAACATTAAATAA
- a CDS encoding lysylphosphatidylglycerol synthase transmembrane domain-containing protein, which produces MEESTEVTTPKKKSLLNTFVKIVLPLLLGIAIVYYLISKIDPAELWIVLKNANWLILLSSLIFGLLGNIIRGYRWELFIQPLGYTPKLSTLIYAILGGYAVNFAIPRAGEIWKCGMVAKEEKIPFTKLFGTMILDRIFDMITVIVICLAAFLINMQFFITQLEQSKSTLDIILMIVKSPVLYIALVAAVITTYIVFKFFKENIIVKKVKSFISNMANDMKTIWRMKTKGRLLLCSIAIWTSYFFYFYITFYAFDFTADLGITAGLITFALSSLSMIIPSNGGLGPWQIAVVASLMLYGVSELNATAFATGVFALQSIIWVILCGLFGIAALALKKQK; this is translated from the coding sequence ATGGAAGAATCGACAGAAGTAACGACCCCTAAGAAAAAATCATTACTCAATACTTTCGTAAAGATAGTACTGCCTTTATTGCTGGGCATTGCCATCGTTTATTACCTTATCAGCAAAATAGACCCAGCCGAATTGTGGATTGTCCTCAAAAATGCCAATTGGCTGATTCTTCTATCCTCTCTCATATTTGGCTTATTAGGCAACATTATAAGAGGCTACCGTTGGGAATTATTTATTCAGCCACTTGGATATACGCCCAAATTATCGACCCTTATATACGCCATTCTCGGAGGATATGCTGTAAACTTTGCGATACCCAGAGCCGGGGAAATCTGGAAATGCGGTATGGTGGCTAAAGAAGAGAAGATTCCGTTCACTAAGTTATTCGGAACTATGATCCTCGACCGTATATTCGATATGATAACAGTTATTGTTATTTGCCTTGCCGCATTCCTGATAAACATGCAATTTTTTATCACTCAACTGGAACAAAGCAAATCAACACTGGACATCATTCTGATGATTGTAAAATCGCCTGTTCTATATATAGCACTTGTTGCAGCAGTTATCACCACCTATATAGTTTTCAAGTTCTTCAAAGAAAATATAATAGTAAAGAAGGTGAAAAGCTTCATCTCCAACATGGCCAATGACATGAAAACCATATGGAGAATGAAAACCAAAGGACGCCTGCTGCTTTGCTCAATTGCTATCTGGACTTCCTATTTCTTTTACTTTTACATTACGTTCTACGCCTTCGATTTCACCGCAGATCTGGGCATTACAGCCGGACTGATAACCTTTGCTCTGAGTAGTCTCAGTATGATTATTCCCTCCAACGGCGGCTTGGGCCCCTGGCAGATAGCAGTAGTAGCTTCATTGATGCTATATGGAGTCAGCGAATTAAATGCCACAGCCTTTGCGACGGGGGTGTTTGCGTTACAATCCATCATATGGGTTATTCTTTGCGGATTATTCGGAATAGCGGCTCTGGCTTTAAAGAAACAGAAATAG
- the rsmA gene encoding 16S rRNA (adenine(1518)-N(6)/adenine(1519)-N(6))-dimethyltransferase RsmA: MAVVKAKKFLGQHFLKDLDIARRIADTLDDFPDVPVIEVGPGMGVLTQYLIEKEKELTVVELDRDSVPYLNEHYPALRGHIIEDDFLKLDLLKIYDNQFCVIGNYPYNISSQIFFKVLDYKNHIPCCSGMLQKEVAERIAAKPGGKIYGILSVLLQAWYDIEYLFTVSEKVFDPPPKVKSAVIKLVRNKRQSLDCDEKLFKTVVKTGFNQRRKTLRNSMKPLLGKDCDAYTDPIFNERPERLSVADFEKLTNIVAAFLPGRQEERK; encoded by the coding sequence ATGGCAGTAGTTAAAGCAAAGAAATTCTTAGGACAGCACTTTTTGAAAGACCTGGATATCGCCCGTCGTATTGCGGATACATTGGACGATTTTCCGGATGTACCTGTAATAGAAGTGGGCCCGGGGATGGGAGTGCTTACCCAATATCTGATAGAAAAGGAAAAGGAGCTTACTGTAGTGGAGCTGGATCGCGATTCGGTTCCATACCTTAATGAGCATTACCCGGCCTTGCGGGGACATATTATTGAAGATGATTTTCTTAAACTGGACTTGTTGAAAATATATGATAACCAGTTTTGTGTAATTGGTAATTATCCATATAATATTTCTTCCCAGATATTTTTTAAAGTACTTGATTATAAAAACCATATACCATGTTGTTCGGGAATGCTCCAGAAAGAAGTCGCCGAACGTATTGCCGCCAAACCCGGCGGGAAGATATACGGTATATTAAGTGTACTGCTTCAGGCATGGTACGATATTGAATATCTTTTCACGGTCAGTGAGAAGGTGTTCGACCCTCCTCCGAAGGTGAAGTCGGCGGTGATTAAGCTTGTCAGGAATAAACGCCAGAGTTTGGACTGTGATGAAAAATTGTTCAAAACAGTTGTAAAAACAGGATTTAATCAACGTCGTAAAACATTGAGGAACTCAATGAAGCCATTGCTCGGAAAAGATTGTGATGCTTATACCGATCCGATTTTTAATGAGCGACCCGAAAGGCTCTCGGTTGCAGATTTCGAAAAGCTGACAAATATTGTTGCCGCTTTTCTGCCCGGGAGACAAGAGGAGAGGAAATAG
- the corA gene encoding magnesium/cobalt transporter CorA, whose product MSEVKLFYHKDNAIRMSRSIEFLKTTPIKNFLWIDLNNVDEEIENELEDYLKIYIQEEEEMVEIEMSSRYMETTDSLVVNSNFLLSNFEREPVSFILKNNILITVRGEDLTSFHETIKKISANPKMYPTGYHVFVAILETRVEIDADMVEDMTQEITTLSNSISIQEADEELLMEIKNLQEKTMMLRENIIDKQRAVSSMLKSELMPKELHGRITILIKDINSLLEHIRFSFDRLDYLQDTFLGFVNIEQNKIIKMFTVISVIFMPPTLIASIYGMNFGDMPELSWEFGYAFSIGLMIFAVAVILIYFKKKKWL is encoded by the coding sequence ATGTCGGAAGTAAAATTATTTTACCATAAAGACAATGCTATAAGAATGAGCCGTAGCATTGAATTCCTGAAAACTACACCCATTAAAAACTTCCTTTGGATCGACCTGAACAATGTAGATGAAGAAATAGAGAACGAACTGGAAGACTATCTGAAAATCTATATACAGGAAGAGGAAGAGATGGTCGAAATTGAGATGTCGTCGCGCTATATGGAGACTACAGACTCTTTGGTAGTCAATTCGAATTTTTTGTTAAGCAATTTCGAAAGAGAACCGGTTTCTTTCATCCTCAAAAATAATATCCTGATTACCGTCCGTGGCGAAGACCTGACTTCTTTCCATGAAACGATAAAGAAGATATCTGCTAATCCAAAAATGTATCCGACAGGTTATCATGTTTTTGTGGCTATATTGGAGACACGGGTAGAAATAGACGCAGATATGGTGGAGGATATGACACAGGAGATTACAACCCTCAGTAATAGTATCAGTATTCAGGAAGCCGATGAAGAGCTTTTGATGGAGATAAAGAACCTTCAGGAAAAGACAATGATGTTGCGTGAGAATATTATAGACAAACAGCGTGCTGTATCCAGTATGTTGAAAAGTGAACTGATGCCAAAGGAACTGCATGGCAGGATTACCATTCTTATTAAAGATATAAACTCCCTGCTCGAACATATCCGTTTCAGTTTCGACCGTCTGGATTACTTACAGGATACTTTCCTCGGGTTTGTGAACATCGAGCAAAATAAGATTATCAAGATGTTTACCGTGATTTCCGTTATATTTATGCCGCCTACACTTATTGCCAGTATATACGGGATGAACTTTGGCGATATGCCGGAACTGAGCTGGGAATTCGGGTATGCATTCTCAATCGGGCTGATGATATTCGCTGTGGCTGTTATTCTGATTTATTTCAAGAAAAAGAAATGGCTTTGA
- a CDS encoding polyphosphate kinase 2 family protein, translated as MKKDVLKKIIAKPGEKHKVSDYQTGYTAGLKKDEAERLLTENTEKLAKLQDKLYAQDRYSVLVIFQAMDAAGKDGTVKHVMSGINPQGCQVYSFKQPSAEELDHDYLWRIYKCLPERGRIGIFNRSHYEDVLVAKVHPSIVLNGKLPKINKIEDIDDKFWKKRYKQINDLERHLTENGTIILKFFLNVSHEEQEKRFLARLDDESKNWKFSASDLKEREHWDDYMKAYSDMLTHTSTEDAPWYVIPADNKWFMRYAVGEIICDRINDLKLHYPVLTETAKQELEAAKKILAPQNTEAEKPKTSPRPPKAAKIKTIKDKQAAKSDRKIRKS; from the coding sequence ATGAAAAAAGATGTTCTGAAGAAAATAATCGCTAAGCCCGGAGAAAAACACAAAGTCTCCGATTATCAAACAGGCTACACTGCCGGATTAAAAAAAGACGAAGCAGAAAGATTACTGACCGAAAATACAGAAAAACTGGCAAAGCTCCAGGATAAACTCTATGCTCAGGATCGCTATTCCGTCCTTGTTATTTTTCAGGCGATGGATGCCGCCGGAAAAGATGGTACAGTAAAGCATGTAATGTCGGGTATTAATCCGCAGGGATGCCAGGTATATTCTTTTAAACAACCATCGGCAGAAGAACTCGACCATGATTATCTGTGGAGAATCTATAAATGCTTGCCCGAGCGCGGAAGGATCGGTATATTCAATCGTTCGCACTATGAAGATGTATTGGTTGCCAAAGTGCACCCATCAATAGTATTGAACGGAAAATTACCAAAAATCAACAAAATAGAAGATATTGACGACAAGTTCTGGAAAAAGCGTTACAAGCAGATCAACGACCTTGAACGCCACCTGACCGAAAACGGAACCATAATACTTAAATTCTTCCTCAATGTATCACACGAAGAGCAAGAGAAGCGTTTTCTGGCAAGGCTTGACGATGAATCAAAAAACTGGAAATTCTCTGCATCGGACCTCAAAGAGCGCGAACACTGGGACGATTATATGAAAGCATATTCCGATATGCTCACCCATACATCTACCGAAGATGCCCCATGGTATGTAATCCCGGCCGATAACAAATGGTTTATGCGATATGCAGTAGGAGAAATTATCTGTGACAGGATCAACGATCTGAAATTACATTATCCTGTATTAACAGAGACTGCTAAGCAAGAATTAGAAGCAGCAAAAAAAATTCTGGCACCCCAAAACACTGAAGCGGAAAAGCCCAAAACTTCGCCGAGACCCCCAAAGGCTGCGAAAATAAAAACAATAAAAGATAAGCAAGCCGCCAAATCCGACAGAAAGATAAGAAAGTCGTAG
- a CDS encoding GNAT family N-acetyltransferase — translation MERISVREIKREEFFVLESMLYEAIYQDEGSAPLPYDIIKRPEIDAYIHDFGKLKDDYCLVAVLNGKIIGAVWTRILAGEVKGFGNIDNETPEFAISLLKEYRNQGYGTLLMSRMIEHLRKEGYKQTSLSVDKNNYAAGMYLKLGFEIIQEREHDYLMVLDIKKKYQTISPAKYNKQLGVLMIGFNSGWLYLAVSRLYSQHFGGILYFFMYPDWFLVLKSICSIIGILLGVAIIYKRLKFRHGLLINATIFSICMFIGIYITL, via the coding sequence TTGGAAAGAATATCGGTAAGGGAAATAAAAAGAGAGGAGTTCTTTGTTCTTGAAAGTATGCTATATGAAGCAATTTATCAGGACGAAGGCTCCGCGCCTCTACCATACGATATAATCAAGAGACCGGAAATAGACGCTTATATACACGATTTTGGCAAACTGAAAGATGACTATTGCCTGGTAGCCGTACTCAACGGCAAGATAATAGGTGCAGTATGGACTCGCATTCTGGCAGGAGAAGTAAAAGGCTTTGGAAATATAGATAATGAAACTCCTGAATTTGCGATCTCATTACTCAAAGAATACAGGAATCAGGGCTACGGTACACTGTTAATGTCAAGGATGATAGAACACCTTCGCAAAGAAGGTTACAAACAAACATCCCTGAGTGTAGACAAGAATAATTATGCTGCGGGAATGTATCTGAAACTGGGATTTGAAATCATACAGGAAAGAGAACATGATTATTTGATGGTATTGGATATCAAGAAAAAATACCAGACAATAAGTCCTGCCAAATACAATAAACAGTTGGGTGTATTAATGATTGGATTCAATTCCGGTTGGCTGTATCTTGCTGTAAGCAGATTATATTCTCAACACTTTGGTGGAATACTATACTTCTTCATGTATCCCGATTGGTTTCTTGTCCTTAAAAGTATTTGTAGTATAATTGGTATTTTATTAGGAGTAGCTATTATATACAAAAGGCTGAAATTCAGACATGGGTTACTGATAAATGCAACAATATTCTCCATTTGTATGTTTATTGGAATATATATTACATTGTAA
- a CDS encoding gamma carbonic anhydrase family protein: MALIKEVRGFTPEIGKNTYLAENATIIGDVVIGDDCSVWFSTVLRGDVNSIRIGDRVNIQDGSVLHTLYQKSVVEIGDDVSVGHNVVIHGAKIENGALIGMGAIILDHAVIGEGAIIAAGSVVLSGTQVEPGSIYAGVPAKFVKKVDPEQAKEMNQKIAKNYLMYSGWFKEEE, encoded by the coding sequence ATGGCATTAATTAAAGAAGTTAGAGGGTTCACACCCGAAATAGGAAAAAATACATATCTGGCCGAGAATGCAACAATCATCGGCGATGTAGTTATAGGAGACGATTGCAGTGTATGGTTCAGCACCGTACTGCGTGGTGATGTAAATTCCATCCGTATCGGAGACCGTGTAAATATCCAGGATGGCAGTGTACTGCATACATTATATCAAAAGTCGGTAGTAGAGATTGGCGATGATGTTTCTGTAGGACACAATGTAGTCATACATGGAGCTAAAATAGAAAATGGCGCGTTAATAGGTATGGGAGCTATCATTCTCGATCATGCAGTCATCGGCGAAGGTGCAATAATAGCGGCAGGCTCAGTTGTGCTTAGCGGTACACAGGTAGAACCGGGTAGTATTTATGCCGGTGTACCTGCCAAATTTGTAAAAAAAGTAGATCCGGAACAGGCTAAGGAAATGAATCAGAAGATTGCAAAGAATTACCTGATGTATTCGGGCTGGTTCAAAGAAGAAGAATAA
- a CDS encoding thioredoxin-like domain-containing protein — translation MKYNILILISLLFVFKAEAQKNTNKDEASFHLDANIPSQKNNMLYLGYYWKGTTYARDSVQLSSEGKAKISIPEGLTAGQYFIFIKPDFRIDLLLDKGEDDIHLYINEEDFTKSTVTGSNSTKLLWAYLDNIQKRDIERSKLEKQLEDTSIAAQKRKDLDTEILKLDENTQAYIRKTIEDNKDNWFGIFLKGTEAVTLPYKQPKDGKEFQENREYGKLHFFDNIDLTDPRLWSTNYMDSHIDTYLQHWVDQVPDSVASAASRLVAKTKGNEFCFKEMLSKLTNESLKSLRMGDENIWARLAEDYIFDRDIAWIDSAQNSELRRQYELIKNNRIGMKAHNLTLQSLDGDTINTNDIDAEYLLLYFYSPSCGHCQTATPELHDKLYAKYKDKGLKVVTINLSHDKQEWEKFVKSKNIGDWINCADPEYKSQYWIYYDTSGIPAVFVLNKNKTIIAKKVSEQNLEKLFDYYINNNGIN, via the coding sequence ATGAAATATAATATATTGATCCTTATAAGCCTCCTCTTTGTATTCAAAGCGGAGGCTCAAAAAAACACAAACAAAGACGAAGCGAGCTTTCACCTTGATGCAAACATTCCATCTCAAAAAAACAACATGCTGTACCTAGGCTACTATTGGAAAGGTACTACCTATGCACGCGATTCGGTACAGCTCTCCAGCGAGGGAAAAGCCAAGATTAGCATTCCGGAAGGATTAACTGCGGGGCAATATTTCATTTTCATCAAGCCAGACTTTCGCATAGACCTCCTTCTCGATAAAGGAGAAGATGATATCCATCTATATATAAACGAAGAAGACTTTACAAAAAGTACTGTAACGGGCAGCAACAGCACCAAACTATTGTGGGCATACTTGGATAACATCCAAAAAAGAGATATAGAACGAAGCAAACTGGAGAAACAGCTTGAAGACACCTCTATTGCAGCTCAAAAAAGAAAAGACCTTGATACAGAAATACTAAAGTTGGATGAAAATACACAGGCTTATATCCGGAAAACTATAGAAGATAATAAAGATAACTGGTTCGGAATTTTTCTTAAAGGTACGGAAGCTGTTACATTACCTTACAAGCAGCCAAAAGACGGGAAAGAATTCCAAGAAAACAGAGAATATGGTAAACTGCATTTCTTTGACAATATAGACCTTACCGATCCCCGTCTATGGTCGACCAACTATATGGACAGCCATATAGATACATATCTGCAACATTGGGTAGATCAGGTGCCCGATTCGGTTGCCAGTGCTGCTAGCAGACTTGTAGCCAAAACAAAAGGAAATGAATTTTGTTTTAAAGAGATGCTGTCGAAACTAACAAACGAATCACTAAAGAGCCTGCGCATGGGTGATGAAAATATCTGGGCTCGTCTGGCTGAAGATTATATTTTCGACAGAGATATAGCTTGGATCGATAGTGCCCAGAATTCGGAATTGCGGAGACAATACGAGCTAATTAAAAACAACCGTATCGGGATGAAAGCTCATAATCTGACTTTGCAAAGCCTTGATGGCGATACTATCAATACAAATGATATTGATGCGGAATATTTACTCTTATATTTTTATAGTCCAAGTTGTGGACATTGTCAAACAGCCACACCCGAGCTTCACGACAAACTGTATGCAAAATATAAAGATAAAGGGCTTAAGGTAGTAACTATCAATTTGAGCCATGATAAACAAGAATGGGAAAAGTTTGTAAAAAGCAAAAACATCGGCGATTGGATAAATTGTGCCGACCCTGAATATAAATCCCAATACTGGATTTATTATGACACATCAGGTATTCCGGCTGTCTTCGTTTTAAATAAAAACAAAACAATCATAGCAAAAAAAGTAAGCGAACAAAACTTGGAAAAACTTTTCGATTATTATATAAATAACAATGGCATTAATTAA